DNA from Candidatus Atribacteria bacterium ADurb.Bin276:
AAGTAGCGGTGCCGATAGTGATTCCGGCCATTGGCCAACTGAATATGTTCTTGCCGCTTTAGGAAGTTGCTTTTCTGGGTCATTATTTGCCTACGCCAAAAACAAAAATTATCCTTTAGAAAAAGTCATTCTTAAGATTAAAGGTGATTTAGGCTCGGCTCCCTCTCGAATTCAGTCGATCAATATCAATGTTGAAATTATTGGCAATCTTACTCTTGAAGAAAAAGAAAGATTAATCCAAGCTGGAGAAAGAGCCTGCACTGTTATGAATACTTTACGAGGTGGAGTAGAAAAAATTGAAACTCATTTAATGTCTTAGTTACCTACCCACTAGAAAACGTTGTTGGAAAAGCTAATTTAAACCGTCTATCCT
Protein-coding regions in this window:
- a CDS encoding OsmC-like protein, with the translated sequence MAYIELSAQKGKIEADIKGEKILFKSSGADSDSGHWPTEYVLAALGSCFSGSLFAYAKNKNYPLEKVILKIKGDLGSAPSRIQSININVEIIGNLTLEEKERLIQAGERACTVMNTLRGGVEKIETHLMS